Proteins encoded together in one bacterium window:
- a CDS encoding glycosyltransferase family 39 protein, with protein sequence MIAMLRRTQIILPLLLVLSLAVRIPGIGDSFYGDEAFSLFRDSGKLITDSEDRFRPLFFSLLYLWKQIGFHGEVGLRLLPLLFGLAQIPVAFFVGKRLGGERLARTLALLVACSPILIEFSQELRMYSMVALVALLQVLTFLRALERPVIGRWALFVLLGLIGVYTHFHYWIFLACFALSFYRERSSVSTWKGIAALATVVILYLPNLPNFFHFLEVRSGEYITHIPSALPKLFVAFTVGFNYFELPEQSLGRAVGLGDMARNIPLVLLVFIAAGIAIVSFIRLHVKGPRDRVLLLGHELFTVPVVLALIATLVTRQYWLQPKYLIFSAPLALLFMAQSYLALDRTLVRRALAVCGGAIVVVALLHFWNPQYYGRREDWRGVTTLLKKECTDDSALLLLASGYRLLNYYWPDARNVTVMAANPPSKSPTPEYEAELREQLVGKREIFYIRWDTVQNIADPRDVLPRALSEIAVPVRVIQFNPRFFLYEWRLE encoded by the coding sequence ATGATCGCCATGCTGCGTCGCACGCAAATCATTCTTCCACTTCTCTTGGTACTGAGCCTTGCCGTCCGCATTCCCGGCATCGGTGACAGCTTCTATGGTGACGAAGCCTTCTCGCTTTTCCGCGACAGCGGCAAGCTCATCACCGACAGCGAAGATCGTTTCCGCCCGCTGTTCTTCTCGCTGCTCTATCTCTGGAAGCAGATTGGCTTTCATGGCGAGGTCGGACTGCGGCTGTTGCCGCTTTTGTTCGGACTGGCGCAAATCCCCGTCGCTTTTTTCGTGGGAAAACGACTCGGCGGAGAACGCCTCGCGCGAACCCTTGCGTTGCTCGTTGCTTGTTCGCCGATCCTCATCGAGTTTTCGCAGGAATTACGAATGTACTCGATGGTGGCGCTTGTTGCGCTGTTGCAGGTGCTGACGTTCTTGCGGGCGCTCGAAAGACCTGTGATTGGCCGCTGGGCGCTGTTCGTGCTGCTGGGACTCATCGGAGTCTATACTCACTTTCACTATTGGATATTCCTTGCCTGCTTCGCGCTTTCCTTCTATCGTGAACGAAGTTCCGTTTCAACGTGGAAAGGAATCGCTGCGCTGGCAACGGTCGTGATCCTGTACCTGCCCAATCTGCCCAATTTCTTTCACTTTCTGGAAGTTCGTTCGGGCGAGTACATTACCCACATCCCGAGTGCGCTCCCCAAGCTCTTTGTCGCGTTTACCGTTGGCTTCAACTACTTCGAACTGCCCGAGCAGTCCCTCGGTCGTGCGGTGGGACTGGGCGACATGGCGCGCAATATTCCCCTCGTACTGCTGGTTTTCATCGCCGCGGGAATCGCGATCGTGTCTTTCATAAGACTGCATGTGAAAGGTCCGCGCGACCGGGTATTGTTGCTCGGTCATGAGCTGTTCACCGTGCCGGTCGTGCTGGCTCTGATCGCGACACTCGTAACTCGCCAATACTGGCTTCAACCCAAGTACCTGATCTTCTCCGCACCCCTCGCGCTGCTGTTCATGGCTCAGAGCTATCTGGCGTTGGATCGGACGTTGGTTCGGCGGGCGCTGGCCGTGTGTGGCGGGGCGATTGTCGTTGTGGCGTTGCTTCATTTCTGGAATCCGCAGTACTATGGCCGTCGTGAAGACTGGCGCGGCGTGACGACTCTCTTGAAAAAGGAGTGCACCGACGATTCCGCGCTGCTGCTGCTCGCCAGCGGCTATCGCCTTCTGAATTACTACTGGCCAGATGCGAGAAACGTGACTGTTATGGCCGCCAATCCACCGAGCAAATCGCCGACCCCCGAATATGAGGCGGAGCTTCGTGAGCAACTTGTCGGCAAACGAGAGATCTTCTACATCCGTTGGGATACCGTCCAGAATATCGCCGATCCCCGTGATGTTCTGCCGCGCGCGTTGAGCGAGATTGCCGTTCCGGTTCGCGTGATCCAGTTCAACCCGCGCTTCTTCCTCTATGAGTGGCGGCTGGAGTAG
- a CDS encoding methyltransferase domain-containing protein: MSRKPDEQTLPKGAFRNTHEWQRAQVPKLFRAYWERLAAKNGYYNHKFMADWADGLERELVLDAGCGDNTTLGKRKEPLKKLVGLDPLQDDLKKNPWPRHRTSGVIEHLPFADEVFAGVYCDSVFEHIDDPKKVCREFFRVMKPGGRVLINTNSVFNPFMFPNKFLSIRQREWIKEKLRIESEGTYPAPYRINTRRRLVKHLRSAGFVNIRIYRWGVPPMYRPKWVLVLLLLMELIAETPLFCGLKHRLMATCEKPQ, translated from the coding sequence ATGTCAAGAAAGCCAGACGAACAAACCCTTCCCAAAGGCGCATTTCGTAACACGCATGAATGGCAACGCGCGCAAGTCCCCAAACTCTTTCGCGCCTACTGGGAGCGCCTCGCCGCCAAGAACGGCTACTACAATCATAAGTTCATGGCCGATTGGGCCGATGGACTCGAGCGGGAGCTCGTCTTGGACGCCGGCTGCGGCGACAATACGACCCTCGGCAAGCGTAAGGAGCCGCTGAAGAAACTGGTCGGTCTCGATCCCCTGCAGGATGATCTCAAGAAGAATCCCTGGCCCCGTCACCGCACGAGCGGAGTAATCGAGCATCTGCCGTTTGCCGACGAAGTGTTTGCGGGAGTCTATTGCGATTCGGTGTTCGAGCATATTGATGATCCAAAAAAAGTCTGTCGCGAGTTCTTTCGCGTGATGAAACCCGGCGGACGCGTGCTCATCAACACCAACAGCGTATTCAATCCCTTCATGTTTCCCAATAAGTTCCTGAGCATTCGTCAGCGTGAGTGGATCAAGGAAAAGCTCAGAATCGAGAGTGAGGGAACCTATCCCGCTCCCTATCGCATCAACACCCGGCGGCGGCTGGTGAAGCACTTGCGGAGCGCGGGATTCGTGAACATTCGCATCTATCGCTGGGGCGTCCCGCCGATGTATCGCCCGAAGTGGGTGCTGGTCTTGCTGCTGCTCATGGAGCTGATTGCGGAAACTCCACTCTTCTGCGGTCTGAAGCATCGCCTCATGGCCACCTGCGAGAAACCGCAATGA